One Thermodesulfovibrio thiophilus DSM 17215 genomic window carries:
- a CDS encoding transposase, translated as MIKRRVYTKEFKIEAVELTLDSTKTVKEISEDLGVPYHLLCKWRSKYLQEGTNSFPG; from the coding sequence ATGATTAAAAGAAGAGTTTACACAAAAGAATTTAAGATTGAAGCAGTAGAACTTACTTTAGATTCTACAAAGACAGTAAAAGAGATTTCAGAAGATTTAGGGGTTCCTTACCATTTATTATGCAAATGGAGGAGCAAGTACTTACAGGAAGGCACAAATAGTTTTCCAGG